A window from Pseudoliparis swirei isolate HS2019 ecotype Mariana Trench chromosome 17, NWPU_hadal_v1, whole genome shotgun sequence encodes these proteins:
- the LOC130206969 gene encoding LOW QUALITY PROTEIN: neurofilament medium polypeptide (The sequence of the model RefSeq protein was modified relative to this genomic sequence to represent the inferred CDS: deleted 2 bases in 2 codons; substituted 2 bases at 2 genomic stop codons), whose protein sequence is MANRVLSPNRIPRFEYLQYKSQHPELESSVVSSGMNSTSPLSGKCNEKEVMHGLNDRLAGFVENVHHLEHQNHLLERDIGEIKGKARPASICKEEYGPELRKLRQLVQDITHQKHQIELEHQHLEEELSKLRGQREQEARGRADAASNIVVLRRDINGAYQAKLQLDKKAQALVDEILFLKGHHKAEVSEMFDQIQNAQVTVKAQAFGNPGVTAALRDVRAQLEGQTVSDVQQMGETFRSQFARLTEAAERKSEAVKATQQEIQEHRRRLQAKNTELDCAQGTREALDTHLHDVEDHHKEEIIHYQNTIKELENELINCQFDMSGYLRDYQDLLNVKMALDVEILSYRKLLCVEEARLSTMSDTHMSLPYIYHQSPVYTLPRLSRPGCRHRRAEPQYKFVEEIITETTREIEMSEFEEETASEETEMGKDEQQFTKRDRGIGSEEEKDNTDSGEEEGEQMPDREQNQVASVVNLVDDDDDDDDETPGEVDDGKNGQTSKESEASEVVDKARPLCGTYTDTQSKVVLSESLNEEKHKQYQKGSENTKEKKEAAGTMVEKDLSDLKPEVSGEDELLKKADCKKKKEMLRKSFISTRGNQPISESPTHVCKESDTTRVRDKFPASEKDNYIAEATATLSVKTEQLSEKAQVSTSATSSSEDKEKSHADPKGISQSEAAEGEDKVAKGIRDDTNKEPSLEVADQEPSSRNKTQTVQTVLPREKTTVHSEVKELHQGPSKGSXAQKPERSESSEQIQDPQDXKVEESSKSEK, encoded by the exons ATGGCTAACCGAGTCCTCTCACCGAACAGGATCCCTCGGTTTGAGTATTTACAATACAAGTCACAACATCCGGAATTGGAAAGCAGTGTCGTGTCCTCGGGCATGAATTCAACCAGCCCGCTATCAGGGAAGTGTAACGAGAAAGAAGTGATGCATGGTTTGAATGATCGTCTTGCGGGTTTCGTAGAGAATGTGCACCACCTGGAGCACCAGAATCACCTGCTGGAGAGAGACATTGGGGAGATCAAGGGGAAAGCCCGACCCGCATCTATTTGTAAGGAGGAGTACGGACCAGAGCTTAGGAAACTGAGACAGCTGGTCCAGGATATCACTCATCAGAAGCACCAGATTGAACTCGAGCATCAGCATTTGGAGGAAGAGCTGTCCAAATTGAGAGGACAACGTGAACAGGAGGCGCGTGGCAGAGCGGATGCCGCGAGCAACATTGTGGTTCTCAGGAGGGACATCAACGGCGCGTATCAGGCTAAACTCCAGCTGGACAAAAAAGCGCAGGCTCTCGTGGATGAAATCCTCTTCCTGAAGGGACACCACAAGGCCGAGGTGTCCGAGATGTTTGACCAAATCCAGAATGCGCAAGTGACTGTCAAGGCGCAAGCATTTGGCAACCCTGGCGTCACTGCGGCACTCCGCGACGTCAGGGCACAGCTGGAAGGTCAAACCGTGTCCGACGTCCAGCAGATGGGAGAAACTTTCCGATCTCAGTTTGCAAGATTAACGGAGGCAGCTGAGCGCAAGAGCGAGGCAGTGAAAGCGACCCAGCAAGAGATTCAGGAGCACAGGAGGCGCCTGCAGGCCAAGAACACCGAACTGGACTGTGCGCAGGGCACCAGAGAAGCGCTGGACACGCACCTCCATGACGTCGAGGATCACCACAAGGAAGAAATTATTCACTACCAG AACACAATCAAAGAACTTGAAAACGAGCTCATCAATTGCCAATTTGACATGTCTGGTTACCTGCGAGATTACCAGGACCTGTTAAATGTGAAGATGGCGTTGGATGTTGAAATACTGTCTTACAG GAAACTTCTCTGCGTCGAGGAGGCTCGGCTATCCACGATGTCCGACACCCACATGTCCCTGCCCTACATCTACCACCAGTCCCCCGTCTACACCCTGCCCCGCCTCAGTCGACCGGGATGCCGGCACAGACGAGCCGAGCCGCAGTACAAGTTCGTAGAGGAGATCATAACGGAGACCACCAGGGAAATTGAGATGTCCGAATTTGAAGAAGAGACAGCAtcggaggagacagagatgggAAAAGATGAGCAGCAGTTTACCAAAAGAGATAGAGGGATAGGCAGTGAGGAAGAGAAGGATAATACAGacagtggagaagaagaaggtgagcAGATGCCTGATCGTGAGCAGAATCAAGTAGCGTCAGTAGTGAATTTAgtggacgatgatgatgatgatgatgatgagaccCCTGGTGAGGTGGATGATGGTAAAAAT GGTCAAACAAGTAAAGAGTCAGAGGCGAGTGAAGTGGTTGATAAGGCCCGCCCTCTTTGTGGTACATATACAGATACTCAGAGCAAAGTTGTGTTAAGTGAGAGCCtgaatgaggaaaaacataagCAATATCAAAAAGGATCTGAAAACacgaaagaaaagaaggaagctGCAGGGACAATGGTTGAGAAAGATCTCTCTGATTTAAAGCCAGAGGTTTCTGGGGAGGATGAACTTCTGAAAAAAGctgattgtaaaaaaaaaaaggagatgcTGAGAAAGAGTTTTATCTCAACTCGAGGGAATCAGCCGATTAGCGAGAGCCCCACCCACGTGTGTAAAGAATCGGACACGACTCGAGTGCGGGATAAGTTCCCTGCTTCAGAAAAAGACAATTATATAGCAGAGGCCACGGCCACTCTGTCCGTAAAAACAGAGCAGCTCTCAGAAAAAGCTCAAGTATCTACAAGTGCGACATCCTCGAGTGAGGACAAAGAAAAGAGTCATGCAGATCCGAAAGGAATCAGTCAATCTGAAGCTGCAGAGGGGGAGGATAAAGTAGCAAAAGGCATTCGAGATGATACAAATAAAGAGCCTTCTCTTGAAGTGGCGGATCAGGAGCCTAGCAGTAGGAATAAAACCCAAACAGTCCAAACTGTGCTGCCGAGGGAAAAGACAACCGTCCATTCAGAAGTCAAAGAGTTGCATCAGGGGCCATCGAAAGGAAGCTAGGCTCAGAAACCAGAGCGGTCTGAAAGTTCAGAGCAAATACAGGATCCTCAAGActga aaggtggaggagagtaGTAAGTCAGAGAAATAA
- the LOC130206970 gene encoding uncharacterized protein LOC130206970 isoform X2, whose translation MDSSLLPYLDIVQQMMHSGCSDVDIKKHLIFECGFRRGVSVANIRKFCKDHGLKRQRVTDQQLEAAVSNAITQGGPTYGRKMMTGSLAAAGVFASEGRVGAVLRNIHPPYHKGARNLNPLPYHAAYVGHKIHMDQNEKIVMFGVTHVVAIDRFSSKIVGQATMPVKNNLTIYNDVYRSAVMEYGMWDQVRVDHGKEFYLTLFMQEKLASHRHNTERPPYLQTPSTKNDRIERIWPEINNRVNYPLKAALVQLVDQEELDMEDQMTRFCVSSLTCQLAQIGVNRTVQAWNAHRIPGMSSGRGIPNYLARDGCPNKLSTDLLPNASVAADWYDQEVGSLTVSDFGTNPFPSLQDQEAAVREFALQCPDTSVLLDNAVNNLPQPFKDGLKGLIDISRRNCQR comes from the exons atggactccagcctgttaccttacttagatattgtacaacaaatgatgcatagtggctgtagtgatgtggacataaaaaaacacttgatatttgaatgtggcttTCGTAGAGGAGTGTCCGTGGCCAATATTCGGAAGTTTTGTAAAGACCACGGGTTAAAAAGACAGCGAGTGAcggaccaacaacttgaagctgcagtctccaatgcaataacacag ggtggtcctacctatggcaggaaaatgatgactgggagtcttgcagctgcaggtgtcttcgcatcagagggtcgtgttggagctgttttgcgcaacattcacccaccttaccataag ggagcaaggaacctcaaccctcttccttaccatgcagcctatgtgggtcacaaaatccacatggaccaaaatgagaagattgtcatgtttggcgTGACTCATGTGGTGGCAATAGATCGCTTCTCCAGCAAAATTGTTGGACAAGCTACTATgcctgtaaagaacaacctcaccatctacaatgacgtttacag gagtgcagtaatggaatatgggatgtgggaccaggtcagagtggatcatggaaaggagttctacctcactcttttcatgcaggagaagttggccagccaccgccacaacactgaaaggccaccatatctccaaacaccatcgacaaag aatgacagaatcgagagaatctggccagaaatcaacaaccgggttaactacccgttgaaagctgcattggtccaactggtggatcaggaagagctggacatggaggaccagatgactcggttctgtgtgtcatctttgacatgccagttagcccagatcggtgttaaccgaactgtgcaagcatggaatgcacacaggattcctggtatgtcttcgg ggagggggataccaaattacttggccagagatggatgcccaaataagctgtcgacagacctattgccaaatgcatctgtggctgcagactggtacgaccaggaagtgggctcactgacagtgtcagactttggcaccaacccatttccaagtttacaggaccaggaagctgcagtgagggaatttgctctgcagtgccctgatacaagtgtactgctggacaatgcagtgaataatctgccacaaccgttcaaagatggactcaaaggcctcatcgacatctcaaggagaaattgtcaacgctga
- the LOC130206970 gene encoding uncharacterized protein LOC130206970 isoform X1 has protein sequence MDSSLLPYLDIVQQMMHSGCSDVDIKKHLIFECGFRRGVSVANIRKFCKDHGLKRQRVTDQQLEAAVSNAITQGGPTYGRKMMTGSLAAAGVFASEGRVGAVLRNIHPPYHKARCQGARNLNPLPYHAAYVGHKIHMDQNEKIVMFGVTHVVAIDRFSSKIVGQATMPVKNNLTIYNDVYRSAVMEYGMWDQVRVDHGKEFYLTLFMQEKLASHRHNTERPPYLQTPSTKNDRIERIWPEINNRVNYPLKAALVQLVDQEELDMEDQMTRFCVSSLTCQLAQIGVNRTVQAWNAHRIPGMSSGRGIPNYLARDGCPNKLSTDLLPNASVAADWYDQEVGSLTVSDFGTNPFPSLQDQEAAVREFALQCPDTSVLLDNAVNNLPQPFKDGLKGLIDISRRNCQR, from the exons atggactccagcctgttaccttacttagatattgtacaacaaatgatgcatagtggctgtagtgatgtggacataaaaaaacacttgatatttgaatgtggcttTCGTAGAGGAGTGTCCGTGGCCAATATTCGGAAGTTTTGTAAAGACCACGGGTTAAAAAGACAGCGAGTGAcggaccaacaacttgaagctgcagtctccaatgcaataacacag ggtggtcctacctatggcaggaaaatgatgactgggagtcttgcagctgcaggtgtcttcgcatcagagggtcgtgttggagctgttttgcgcaacattcacccaccttaccataaggcacgatgccag ggagcaaggaacctcaaccctcttccttaccatgcagcctatgtgggtcacaaaatccacatggaccaaaatgagaagattgtcatgtttggcgTGACTCATGTGGTGGCAATAGATCGCTTCTCCAGCAAAATTGTTGGACAAGCTACTATgcctgtaaagaacaacctcaccatctacaatgacgtttacag gagtgcagtaatggaatatgggatgtgggaccaggtcagagtggatcatggaaaggagttctacctcactcttttcatgcaggagaagttggccagccaccgccacaacactgaaaggccaccatatctccaaacaccatcgacaaag aatgacagaatcgagagaatctggccagaaatcaacaaccgggttaactacccgttgaaagctgcattggtccaactggtggatcaggaagagctggacatggaggaccagatgactcggttctgtgtgtcatctttgacatgccagttagcccagatcggtgttaaccgaactgtgcaagcatggaatgcacacaggattcctggtatgtcttcgg ggagggggataccaaattacttggccagagatggatgcccaaataagctgtcgacagacctattgccaaatgcatctgtggctgcagactggtacgaccaggaagtgggctcactgacagtgtcagactttggcaccaacccatttccaagtttacaggaccaggaagctgcagtgagggaatttgctctgcagtgccctgatacaagtgtactgctggacaatgcagtgaataatctgccacaaccgttcaaagatggactcaaaggcctcatcgacatctcaaggagaaattgtcaacgctga
- the LOC130206970 gene encoding uncharacterized protein LOC130206970 isoform X4, with the protein MPAYVGHKIHMDQNEKIVMFGVTHVVAIDRFSSKIVGQATMPVKNNLTIYNDVYRSAVMEYGMWDQVRVDHGKEFYLTLFMQEKLASHRHNTERPPYLQTPSTKNDRIERIWPEINNRVNYPLKAALVQLVDQEELDMEDQMTRFCVSSLTCQLAQIGVNRTVQAWNAHRIPGMSSGRGIPNYLARDGCPNKLSTDLLPNASVAADWYDQEVGSLTVSDFGTNPFPSLQDQEAAVREFALQCPDTSVLLDNAVNNLPQPFKDGLKGLIDISRRNCQR; encoded by the exons atgccag cctatgtgggtcacaaaatccacatggaccaaaatgagaagattgtcatgtttggcgTGACTCATGTGGTGGCAATAGATCGCTTCTCCAGCAAAATTGTTGGACAAGCTACTATgcctgtaaagaacaacctcaccatctacaatgacgtttacag gagtgcagtaatggaatatgggatgtgggaccaggtcagagtggatcatggaaaggagttctacctcactcttttcatgcaggagaagttggccagccaccgccacaacactgaaaggccaccatatctccaaacaccatcgacaaag aatgacagaatcgagagaatctggccagaaatcaacaaccgggttaactacccgttgaaagctgcattggtccaactggtggatcaggaagagctggacatggaggaccagatgactcggttctgtgtgtcatctttgacatgccagttagcccagatcggtgttaaccgaactgtgcaagcatggaatgcacacaggattcctggtatgtcttcgg ggagggggataccaaattacttggccagagatggatgcccaaataagctgtcgacagacctattgccaaatgcatctgtggctgcagactggtacgaccaggaagtgggctcactgacagtgtcagactttggcaccaacccatttccaagtttacaggaccaggaagctgcagtgagggaatttgctctgcagtgccctgatacaagtgtactgctggacaatgcagtgaataatctgccacaaccgttcaaagatggactcaaaggcctcatcgacatctcaaggagaaattgtcaacgctga
- the LOC130206970 gene encoding uncharacterized protein LOC130206970 isoform X3: MDSSLLPYLDIVQQMMHSGCSDVDIKKHLIFECGFRRGVSVANIRKFCKDHGLKRQRVTDQQLEAAVSNAITQGGPTYGRKMMTGSLAAAGVFASEGRVGAVLRNIHPPYHKARCQGARNLNPLPYHAAYVGHKIHMDQNEKIVMFGVTHVVAIDRFSSKIVGQATMPVKNNLTIYNDVYRSAVMEYGMWDQVRVDHGKEFYLTLFMQEKLASHRHNTERPPYLQTPSTKNDRIERIWPEINNRVNYPLKAALVQLVDQEELDMEDQMTRFCVSSLTCQLAQIGVNRTVQAWNAHRIPGRGIPNYLARDGCPNKLSTDLLPNASVAADWYDQEVGSLTVSDFGTNPFPSLQDQEAAVREFALQCPDTSVLLDNAVNNLPQPFKDGLKGLIDISRRNCQR, encoded by the exons atggactccagcctgttaccttacttagatattgtacaacaaatgatgcatagtggctgtagtgatgtggacataaaaaaacacttgatatttgaatgtggcttTCGTAGAGGAGTGTCCGTGGCCAATATTCGGAAGTTTTGTAAAGACCACGGGTTAAAAAGACAGCGAGTGAcggaccaacaacttgaagctgcagtctccaatgcaataacacag ggtggtcctacctatggcaggaaaatgatgactgggagtcttgcagctgcaggtgtcttcgcatcagagggtcgtgttggagctgttttgcgcaacattcacccaccttaccataaggcacgatgccag ggagcaaggaacctcaaccctcttccttaccatgcagcctatgtgggtcacaaaatccacatggaccaaaatgagaagattgtcatgtttggcgTGACTCATGTGGTGGCAATAGATCGCTTCTCCAGCAAAATTGTTGGACAAGCTACTATgcctgtaaagaacaacctcaccatctacaatgacgtttacag gagtgcagtaatggaatatgggatgtgggaccaggtcagagtggatcatggaaaggagttctacctcactcttttcatgcaggagaagttggccagccaccgccacaacactgaaaggccaccatatctccaaacaccatcgacaaag aatgacagaatcgagagaatctggccagaaatcaacaaccgggttaactacccgttgaaagctgcattggtccaactggtggatcaggaagagctggacatggaggaccagatgactcggttctgtgtgtcatctttgacatgccagttagcccagatcggtgttaaccgaactgtgcaagcatggaatgcacacaggattcctg ggagggggataccaaattacttggccagagatggatgcccaaataagctgtcgacagacctattgccaaatgcatctgtggctgcagactggtacgaccaggaagtgggctcactgacagtgtcagactttggcaccaacccatttccaagtttacaggaccaggaagctgcagtgagggaatttgctctgcagtgccctgatacaagtgtactgctggacaatgcagtgaataatctgccacaaccgttcaaagatggactcaaaggcctcatcgacatctcaaggagaaattgtcaacgctga
- the vdac2 gene encoding voltage-dependent anion-selective channel protein 2 — translation MAVPPCYADLGKSAKDIFNKGYGFGLVKLDVKTKSASGVEFKTVGSSNTDTSKVAGSLETKYKRSEYGLTFTEKWNTDNTLGTEIIIDDQIAKGLKLTFDTTFSPNTGKKSGKVKTAYKREFVNTGCDVDFDFAGPTIHGAAVIGYEGWLAGYQMTFDTAKSKMTQNNFAIGYKTGDFQLHTNINDGAEFGGSIYQKVSDKLETAVNLAWTAGSNSTRFGIAAKYQLDKDASVSAKVNNNSLVGVGYTQALRPGVKLTLSGLVDGKNINAGGHKLGLGLELEA, via the exons ATGGCCGTGCCTCCCTGCTATGCTGACCTGGGCAAGTCTGCCAAGGACATCTTCAACAAAGGCTATG GATTTGGTTTGGTCAAGCTGGATGTCAAGACAAAGTCAGCCAGTGGAGTG GAATTCAAAACGGTTGGTTCTTCCAACACTGATACCAGCAAAGTTGCAGGCAGCCTGGAAACTAAATACAAGAGGTCAGAATACGGCCTGACCTTCACTGAGAAGTGGAACACTGACAACACCTTGGGAACAGAAATCATCATTGATGATCAG aTTGCTAAGGGACTGAAGTTGACTTTTGATACCACCTTCTCACCAAACACTGG CAAGAAGAGTGGCAAAGTTAAGACGGCCTATAAGCGCGAGTTTGTTAACACGGGCTGCGATGTCGACTTTGACTTCGCTGGCCCCACCATCCACGGAGCTGCTGTCATCGGTTACGAGGGGTGGCTCGCCGGTTACCAGATGACCTTCGACACTGCCAAATCCAAGATGACCCAGAACAACTTTGCTATTGGCTACAAGACGGGAGACTTCCAGTTGCACACCAATAT CAATGACGGTGCTGAGTTTGGAGGCTCCATCTACCAGAAAGTGAGCGACAAACTGGAGACGGCAGTCAACCTGGCCTGGACCGCTGGCAGCAACAGCACTCGCTTCGGTATTGCAGCGAAATACCAGCTGGACAAGGATGCCTCCGTCAGC GCTAAAGTGAATAACAATAGCCTTGTTGGTGTTGGGTACACCCAGGCTCTTAGACCAG GTGTGAAACTCACCTTGTCTGGCCTGGTCGATGGCAAGAACATCAACGCAGGAGGACACAAGCTCGGTCTGGGCTTGGAACTGGAAGCCTAA
- the LOC130207587 gene encoding polymeric immunoglobulin receptor-like, translating into MKSPLRVLLILTGLTGILSITTVSKVSVKTGDSISIPCLYGSTNVNRVKYLCKGDYWSSCNYAVKTNQKNSRKFSISDDKIQRIFTVTVKDLMDKDTGYYWCAVEINQGSDVKEYFHLSVTKGTPKLYTDLQNKTGFERDNLTINCNYSNHGEIRWCKLGRSCVTPGSSGSIDGTAVTINASVPNVFTVTMSGLKKESSGWYQCVKGDLQMPVHVTVNEPPTTKQTKSASSAMTAEEEVTYSNVDHTRNTSNQRSNPERDADVTYSSVVTIRKKSIQRVEAKDENVTYSTLA; encoded by the exons ATGAAATCTCCTCTCAGAGTTCTTCTCATCCTCACCGGACTCACAG GAATTCTAAGCATAACTACAGTCAGTAAAGTGTCAGTGAAGACTGGAGATTCAATCTCCATCCCATGTCTCTATGGCTCAACAAATGTAAACCGAGTGAAATACTTGTGTAAAGGAGATTATTGGTCCTCCTGCAATTATGCAgttaaaacaaaccaaaaaaattcAAGAAAGTTTTCCATCTCTGATGATAAAATCCAAAGAATCTTCACTGTGACTGTAAAGGACCTGATGGATAAAGACACTGGTTATTACTGGTGTGCTGTGGAGATTAATCAAGGGTCAGATGTCAAAGAGTATTTTCACCTGTCAGTCACCAAAG GTACACCCAAGCTCTACACGGATCTTCAGAATAAAACAGGATTTGAAAGAGATAATTTAACCATCAATTGCAACTATAGTAACCATGGTGAAATCAGGTGGTGCAAGCTGGGCCGCTCCTGTGTGACGCCTGGATCTTCTGGATCAATAGATGGAACAGCAGTTACCATCAATGCAAGTGTCCCCAATGTTTTCACCGTGACGATGAGCGGACTGAAGAAAGAGAGCAGCGGCTGGTATCAGTGTGTTAAAGGAGACTTACAGATGCCGGTGCATGTGACTGTCAATGAGCCACCTACCACAA AGCAGACCAAATCCGCATCATCAGCCATGACG GCAGAAGAGGAAGTAACATACAGTAATGTTGATCACACCAGGAACACTTCAAACCAG AGGTCAAATCCTGAGAGAGATGCGGACGTGACGTATAGTTCTGTGGTTACCATAAGGAAGAAAAGTATCCAAAGG GTTGAAGCAAAAGACGAGAATGTTACGTACAGCACATTGGCTTAG